The genomic segment taaggatattaatacaagagagcAGAAATAACTTTGCAAAAATCATTGGTAACCGGTGTCGGCCGTGGCCCTcaacgtggagctgctgctcggGCAGAGACGCCGGTGTTCCAGTCCGCTGTGATTTCATGATGTCAGCAGTCACAGGACCGGTGGACCACCACCGACACCGGGTATCAATGACTAGTTGGTCGAcgggagcaggagaaagaagcTCCTTGCTCCAGGACAACACGGTCAGAGCCGCTCTGaggtgaacagacacacggtgaacggaggaggtggttggcctggccgtgcgtcactcagaaaacagagGCTCATCACATATTAGGTAGACAGGCCAACgatgacctgtttctttgcagaactccttaaaaagagaaataaaaccatattgaaataaaacatatatatatatatatatatatatatatatatatatatatatatatatatatatatatatatatatatattcttaaagACCCACTACTGGCACGttttaaagaatataaaaataatctgctatggctaatattttgtttaacattgtttaccccccaaaaagtttaaaaacccTCTAAATGGgtctgaaaccatccactctctgtccctcattgaggaattctgagactgaATATTCATGAGAACACTGGCCGcgccccgcccaccaccactgctgctgGACCTCGACACTGTCACGTCCGGTCTGGACGGAGCCGAGGTGAAGGGTTTAACCGCACCAGCTCCAGAtcggaaagaaaataaagtcccgcagtctggagccctgttgCCTACATtttcaacagcgattggttgTCATATTAGTCACGTACAAAATCTAGCTTGCCTGGGATTCGTTGGGATGTtcgaggacagaaacagaagaacaataTGGGAGCTTTCTCACAGATATGTTCTGTATATATGTGGGGTCTCCAGGGCTGGGCTCCAGGGGAAGGATTccaaaactacacacacaatgacataatgtgtcacacacacacacacacacacacacatagaggaggaggatgaggatgaagaaaaGATGTACTgttgagaaggaggaggacccaaatgcaagatgaaaaaaaacaaatatttttaactAATGAAAACAAACGAGACAGACAGtcttcagaaataaaaaaaatcacttcacagaaataaatcaaaaacaaggAACATGAACACGACAGGTGAGGAACAAGACGAACTGAAGCAAAGAAACTAAATAGACTCAGGTGATGGGATCAGGGGATGGGATTCAACACAttcaagataaaaacaaacacagagagacaagaagaaaaatctaatataaacataataaaacataatgtcCAACAAAGACTTCTACAAGTTCATGATCCTGGTGGGTCAtaacaggaggagggaggatatACAtgtagatactttattgatccaagctggatcaatatatatatatatacatatatatatatacatatatatatatatatatatatatatatatatatgtaaatatatgtactAAAACCGCCACTGAGTAATTAACTAACATCAGATGATTTTCAAATTGAGtatgttgatattttacagtgcaGTGATGCAGcaggttaccatggtaacagcaaCCTCCTCTCCCAGCATGCAGCAGTAGTAACCCCCCCTCACAGAGCGGCAGCAGGGTGGAgcagcagacagcagacagaggctgcagcagaggtaagacacagagacaccacctgtctgtctctcacctgtttgtctgtctgtctgtctctcacctgtctgtctatccgCTCTATCCGTCTGCCGCTCCGCGGGCCCGTAAGCTGCAGGCTGCACGAGttgcagacggaggagcagtgAGGAGTGAGTGATTGACAGGCGGACCTGGAGGAGGCAGATCTGATAGAACGGGACTTTATTgatgcatcatcatcaacatcatcatcataaagaTGAAGGTttattgtgccccccccccaggaccTGTAGGAatgatgatggatggagacTCCGCCCCCCTCAGAGATGGCCCcgcccagcagcagctgatgggaGGTGCGTGTTACTGACAGTTCTCTGTAGGTAAAGACCGACAGCCAGcggtgatgtcacggtgatGTCACTGCAGTACACCTGTACGTCTCCTGTAGCTCAGTGAAGGTGACACACTGTtaaaagcagagaagaagaaacacgtTTTTAATTTTGATCAACTTTATTGCTGATGCATGTTGGAAACATAGActgatatatacaatatatacatatacatatatatatatatacacatatatgtatatatatatatatacatatatttatatatatatatatatgtgagatCACTTTGATCTTTTACCTCTGTCTACATTGATTTTTAGTCatatgatgaaaacaaacatcttttttcttctgtcttttcaacAGAAAAACCAGCTGAAGACACTatgaaggtaaacacacacacacacacacacacacacacacagataacaaTGCTGCGATTAGAAATGCTGGTCCAGGTCTTCAGTCagacattcaaaataaaatataaatatttaaagggacagttaaAGTATAGAAGAAatatttaaagggacagttcatcTATATAAATGCTCCTGTGCTTCATGTTGGGAAAGGAGCTCCTCTGGGTGTGAAAGATGTCATCAGGATTCACTCATGAGACATGGACGTTTCctacaacaataataaagacAACAATAATTGTCTGTGAATGTTTCAGGCCTCCAGAACAGCAGGAGGCGCCAGAGCAGCCAAGATGATGTCGGCCAAGAGCACAGGTAACAACACTGTACCAGTCCAGAGCCATTGTGAGAGAGTGTCGCAACGTCTGGTTCACTCCAACTGACCAGTTGTTCCCATCAGTCTGATCACAGAGCCTGTCAATAGTTccaggaagtgagcagcagaatAGATCAATCAGTCTGTGTTGAGTCGTTtcaataatcagattgtatatcagcacatctgaatttAATCaacatgttagtggattatgatttatgattatttatgatttaagaaaacgtaTTGACCAACTACATAGAGGAACCACATCGGCATGTCGCTTTGCTTTATTGCAAATCGATACTTTATTGACGACCAAAAATCTCAGTTCTGTCTCTGAATAATGATTCAAACTtcggaactatctgaagtcgaCACGAGTCACGTGACTTCTGTTGTCACGACTCTCATTCAACGGCTCTGGGCCAGTTCaacctgcctgtctctctctccacccgtctgtctctctctccacccatctgtctctctctccacctgtctgtctctctctccactggtctgtctctctctccactggtctgtctctctctccacctgtctgtctctctctccactggtctgtctctctctccactggtctgtctctatctccacacgtctgtctctctccacctgtctgtctctctctccacctgtctgtctgtctctctctccacctgtctgtctctctctccactggtctgtctctctctccacccgtctgtctctctctccacctgtctgtctgtcagagtcaGTAGATGGCGTCAGTCCAGGAAGTCGTTCTCCTGTCAGCCGATCTTCAACTCCAAACAAAGACGTGAAGAAGGTTAGAACCCGTCACTCAACTTTATATCAgctcacattctttttttcacactgaGTTTGACTGACCTGGTAACCTGGTCAACTGGTCACTTGGTCAACTGGTAACCTGGTCACTTGGTCACCTGGTCAACTGGTCACTTGGTCACCTGGTCAACTGGTCAACTGGTCACTTGGTCAACTGGTTACCTGGTCAACTGGTCACTTGGTCAACTGGTTACCTGGTCAACTGGTCAACTGGTCACCTGGTCAACTGGTCACTTGGTCAACTGGTCACTTGGTCACTTGGTCAACTGGTCACCTGGTCAACTGGTCACTTGGTCAACTGGTTACCTGGTCAACTGGTCACCTGGTCAACTGGTCAACTGGTCACCTGGTCACTTGGTCAACTGGTCACCTGGTCACTTGGTCAACTGGTCACCTGGTCACCTGGTCAACTGGTCACTTGGTCACCTGGTCAACTGGTTACCTGGTCAACTGGTCACTTGGTCAACTGGTTACCTGGTCAACTGGTCACCTGGTCAACTGGTCACTTGGTCAACTGGTCACCTGGTCAACTGGTCACTTGGTCAACTGGTTACCTGGTCAACTGGTCACCTGGTCAACTGGTCAACTGGTCACCTAGTCACTTGGTCACCTGGTCAACTGGTCACCTGGTCACTTGGTCAACTGGTCACCTGGTCACCTGGTCAACTGGTCACTTGGTCACCTCGTCAACTGGTTACCTGGTCAAACTTGTTCACCTGGTCAACTGGTCACTTGGTCACCTGGTCACTTGGTTCTGCAGGTGGCGGTGGTCCGGACGCCTCCCAGGTCTCCTGGCTCTGCTCGTGGACggacccctcccctcccctctcacccAATGCCTGATCTTAGCAACGTGAAGTCAAAGGTCGGATCTACAGaaaacctgaaacacacacctgGAGGGGGCAaggtaacaaacac from the Scophthalmus maximus strain ysfricsl-2021 chromosome 17, ASM2237912v1, whole genome shotgun sequence genome contains:
- the maptb gene encoding microtubule-associated protein tau isoform X3, which encodes MKVYCAPPPGPVGMMMDGDSAPLRDGPAQQQLMGEKPAEDTMKASRTAGGARAAKMMSAKSTESVDGVSPGSRSPVSRSSTPNKDVKKVAVVRTPPRSPGSARGRTPPLPSHPMPDLSNVKSKVGSTENLKHTPGGGKVQIVNKKLDVSNVMAKCGSKDNIHHKAGGGKVEIKSEKTDFKTVQSKVGSLGNVTHVPGGGKKKIESQKLTFREKAAARTDHGADIIIQPGSSPHRLSNTSSPGSLNAAEAPPLYTLADQVSASLAKQGL